One window of Paralichthys olivaceus isolate ysfri-2021 chromosome 20, ASM2471397v2, whole genome shotgun sequence genomic DNA carries:
- the LOC109638817 gene encoding 1-phosphatidylinositol phosphodiesterase: protein MSNMRGRPVKMFTELIVLLGVIGLSYGAIQRPDYDDTPNPEFLNPSWMASIPDDQPLSEVTMPGTHNTMALFGGVYAECQTWSLASQLQAGVRFLDVRVRHVKGNLTIHHGVSYQRAHFGHVLEGVADFLQEFPSETVLMRLKEEYSETYDIYGAVVNYIHRYAHWDLLWHSRLVPTMGEARGKLIILQDFSGPDLGMRYGSLDIADDWKVPTLVHVEEKWQSVHGHLEAAPAGNKAQIFLTFSSGAGVFAFPRAIAQRINAQLYDYLSAKTDLNQRLGIICMDFPAAPMIQMIIDFQLKEVTKKRRDFNPVLSKGSLKYTFPPQWKKMRKHLNINV from the exons ATGAGCAACATGAGAGGACGTCCGGTGAAGATGTTCACTGAGCTGATCGTCCTGCTGGG CGTCATTGGTTTGAGTTATGGTGCCATTCAGAGACCTGATTATGATGATACTCCCAACCCGGAGTTCCTCAACCCGTCCTGGATGGCCAGTATCCCCGATGATCAGCCGCTGTCTGAGGTCACCATGCCTGGGACCCACAACACCATGGCCCTGTTCGGAGGTGTGTACGCTGAGTGTCAGACCTGGAGCCTGGCCTCCCAGCTCCAAGCAGGTGTCCGCTTCCTGGATGTCCGTGTGCGTCACGTCAAGGGGAACCTCACCATCCATCACGGGGTGTCCTATCAGCGGGCCCACTTTGGTCATGTCCTGGAGGGTGTAGCTGACTTCCTGCAAGAGTTTCCCAGTGAGACGGTGCTGATGCGTTTAAAGGAGGAGTACAGTGAGACGTATGACATCTATGGGGCTGTCGTAAACTACATCCACCGCTACGCTCACTGGGACCTGCTGTGGCACAGCCGGCTGGTGCCAACCATGGGAGAGGCCCGAGGGAAACTCATCATCCTGCAAGACTTCTCTGGGCCAGACCTGGGGATGCGCTATGGCTCCCTCGACATAGCAGACGACTGGAAG GTCCCTACTCTGGTGCACGTGGAGGAGAAATGGCAAAGTGTCCATGGCCACCTGGAGGCTGCGCCTGCAGGAAACAAGGCCCAGATCTTCCTCACCTTCAGCAGTGGAGCCGGTGTGTTTGCCTTCCCCAGAGCCATCGCTCAGCGCATCAACGCACAGCTGTACGACTACCTGAGCGCCAAGACGGACCTTAACCAGCGCCTTGGGATCATATGCATGGACTTCCCTGCTGCTCCCATGATTCAAATGATCATTGACTTCCAACTAAAAGAGGTGACAAAGAAGAGACGGGACTTTAATCCAGTTCTTAGCAAGGGGAGTTTGAAATATACATTTCCTCCACAgtggaagaagatgaggaaacATTTGAATATTAATGTTTAA
- the rpz2 gene encoding rapunzel 2, protein MADAAQIKKTAAKVLCCVEKVSSFASSIDPIFGIVSSLVGVARKGLVDDETHALDKDFTEIRTKLETISHKNLQCLRKIRIDEVNETYGKYEEYIKHQYTAFNEMVAQVKKDPDKTQQHMEKFEKIYERDKSDLSLNVYYSGVMGTKTLFGRSLLKVYMENCDGDLEIMEHRCSHIAHLFHMGLIALMAYTAVTEDDEDEVRDKWAKRVEDIQGKMQEVLSQCKDKST, encoded by the coding sequence ATGGCTGATGCAGCACAGATTAAGAAAACTGCAGCTAAGGTGCTGTGCTGTGTGGAGAAGGTGTCTTCTTTCGCCTCCTCCATAGACCCCATCTTCGGCATCGTCTCCTCCCTGGTCGGGGTGGCTCGCAAGGGCCTGGTCGATGACGAGACCCACGCTCTGGACAAGGACTTCACGGAGATCCGTACCAAGCTTGAGACCATCTCACACAAGAACCTGCAATGCCTGAGGAAGATCCGCATCGATGAGGTGAACGAAACCTACGGCAAGTACGAGGAGTACATCAAGCACCAGTACACGGCCTTCAACGAGATGGTGGCGCAAGTGAAGAAGGACCCGGACAAGACCCAGCAACACATGGAGAAGTTTGAGAAGATATACGAGAGAGACAAGAGCGACTTGAGCCTGAACGTGTACTACAGCGGCGTGATGGGTACAAAGACGCTGTTTGGAAGATCCCTGCTGAAGGTGTACATGGAGAACTGCGATGGTGACCTCGAGATCATGGAGCACCGCTGCTCACACATCGCCCACCTGTTCCACATGGGCCTCATCGCACTCATGGCCTACACAGCTGTTACAGAGGACGATGAAGACGAGGTGCGAGACAAGTGGGCGAAGAGGGTGGAGGACATCCAGGGGAAGATGCAGGAGGTGCTCAGTCAGTGCAAAGACAAGTCGACCTGA
- the LOC138405828 gene encoding transmembrane protein 272-like, with product MNPSPEEEFVPRNAVLISTFVVVNIIWWMVMIAGIGLGATHLHRCPVQPNIPVFLMVMGAASLLCLSLTYTRSDRREGTVSILSLSFTTLMYLFSFCWFIAGTTWVYSVYPPSYTPGEALYCHKTTFQFAFAVTTLTWIFLTLILVIGCCLAVLTCCKTVRARRHLIPNRNTLYGSIRDSAEYTVGDV from the exons ATGAATCCGTCTCCAGAAGAAGAATTTGTTCCTAGAAATGCTGTGTTGATTTCAACATTTG TGGTGGTGAATATTATTTGGTGGATGGTTATGATTGCAGGCATTGGACTGG GAGCTACACATCTGCACCGTTGTCCAGTACAACCCAACATTCCCGTCTTCCTGATGGTGATGGGAGCGGCcagcctcctctgtctttctctgacCTACACCAGGAGCGACAGGAGGGAAGGCACAGTCTCCATCCTGAGTTTGTCGTTCACCACGCTCATGTACCTCTTCAGTTTCTGCTGGTTCATTGCAG GCACCACCTGGGTTTACTCTGTCTATCCTCCCAGCTACACACCAGGAGAAGCTCTGTACTGCCACAAGACAACCTTCCAGTTTGCCTTTGCTGTCACCACCCTCACGTGGATCTTTCTGACGCTCATATTAGTCATTGGCTGTTGCTTGGCTGTACTGACCTGCTGCAAGACTGTGAGGGCAAGACGCCATTTGATTCCCAACCGCAACACTTTATATGGTTCTATACGCGATTCTGCAGAATACACAGTTGGTGATGTGTGA
- the mrpl24 gene encoding large ribosomal subunit protein uL24m, whose product MRLTALLSMAARVIVPKDYRYGTNRPWTAVAKRLNPPGKRRRKVFVEPIAPEDWSVLRGDMVEILTGKDQGKQGKVIQVFRHRNWVILEGLNTHYRYIGRTAGYRGTYIASEAPLLLRDIALIDPSDRKPTEVEWKFTEEGDRVRVSLRTGRIIPKPVVQRRDGIVPEQWKDGPKDTSPEDTLEKTFVPSLKTLEEEVMEKLGIQENRRNRRSYWY is encoded by the exons ATGAGGCTGACCGCGCTCCTGTCGATGGCAGCCCGGGTCATTGTGCCCAAGGACTACCGATACGGCACCAACAGGCCGTGGACTGCGGTCGCTAAACGGTTGAACCCTccggggaagaggaggaggaaggtgttCGTGGAGCCCATAGCGCCGGAGGACTGGTCTGTTCTCAGAGGGGACATG GTGGAGATTCTCACAGGGAAGGACCAAGGGAAGCAGGGGAAAGTGATCCAAGTCTTCAGACACAGAAACTGGGTTATTCTGGAAGGACTGAACACA CATTACAGGTACATTGGACGCACTGCAGGTTATCGTGGAACCTACATTGCCAGCGAGGCTCCCCTCCTGCTGCGTGATATCGCCCTTATTGACCCCTCCGACAG GAAGCCCACTGAAGTGGAGTGGAAATTCACTGAGGAGGGCGACAGAGTCAGAGTGTCTCTCAGGACGGGTCGAATCATCCCTAAGCCTGTTGTGCAGCGACGAGACGGCATCGTGCCAGAGCAGTGGAAAG ATGGTCCCAAAGACACAAGTCCTGAGGACACTCTAGAAAAGACTTTTGTACCGTCCCTCAAAAcgctggaggaggaggtcatGGAGAAACTGGGTATTCAGGAGAACAGGCGAAACAGAAGATCCTACTGGTACTGA
- the krit1 gene encoding krev interaction trapped protein 1, with the protein MGNEDCLEDVFVAVIRPKSQVSLSSKEYRAKAYEILLIEVPLEGKEKKRKKVLLATKIQAAGDKSKSILDYVDETIRPISNNQGFIGKRVVHMKKFPLDGINEGKEVSLFVVPVSVKDNSKPVYSAGSPSFYCFQDIMRVCSETSAHFCPITSKMLLALDKWLAEQHTIPHAIPALFRPAPVERVKTNVSNPAYNSEGKLSDEGLHMGYTALEIKSKMMSLEKADMCILNPLYGSDLQYTNRVDKVIINPYFGLGAPDYSKIQIPNREKWQHGSNCVTEDKERQWVDDFPLHRSACEGDTELLSKLLDSGFSVKQLDSDHWAPIHYACWHGKVEATKLLLEKGNCNPNLLNGQLSSPLHFAARGGHAEIVQLLLQHSEIDRHMEDQQKRSPLQVCEENKQNEWEETMKLLQQASSKPYEKVRIYRMDGSYRSVELKHGNNTTVQQIMEGMRLSQETQQYFTIWICSENLHLQLKPYHKPLQHLRIWTEIVTDLTVLDPQRETPQLFLRRDVRLPLEIEKKVEDPLAILILFDEARHCLLKGFFPALDSKLITLASLLLQIIYGNYESKKHKQGFLNEENLKSIVPISKVKSKAYHWTNRILHEYKALSTSEGLSKEMHHLQRLFLQNCWDIPTYGAAFFTGQVYTKASASNHKVIRVYVGVNTKGLHLMNMETKVLLISLEYGTFMWQLGHADQYFQIHSGDNKMNFIVHTKQAGLIVKLLMKLSGQMTPNDKAVTDKYAYG; encoded by the exons ATGGGCAACGAGGATTGCCTAGAAGATGTGTTTGTCGCCGTCATCCGCCCAAAGAGTCAAGTCAGCCTGAGCTCAAAGGAGTACAGAGCCAAAGCCTATGAG ATCCTGCTGATTGAAGTGCCTTTGGaagggaaggagaagaaaagaaagaaagtccTCCTGGCGACAAAGATCCAAGCTGCAGGAGACAAATCTAAATCCATATTGGATTATGTTGACGAAACAATCCGACCAATATCCAATAATCAAGGCTTCATAG GAAAGCGAGTGGTGCACATGAAGAAATTTCCTCTCGATGGAATCAATGAAGGGAAAGAGGTCTCACTGTTCGTTGTGCCAGTCAGTGTTAAAG ACAACAGCAAGCCTGTCTACAGCGCCGGGAGCCCCAGCTTCTACTGTTTCCAGGACATCATGCGGGTTTGCAGTGAGACCAGCGCTCACTTCTGCCCCATCACCTCCAAGATGCTCCTGGCCTTAGACAA ATGGTTAGCAGAGCAGCACACCATACCTCACGCTATCCCCGCCCTGTTCAGGCCGGCACCCGTAGAGCGGGTGAAGACCAACGTCAGCAACCCGGCCTACAACAGTGAGGGCAAGCTGAGTGACGAGGGTCTGCACATGGGCTACACTGCTCTGGAGATCAAAAGCAAGATGATGTCCCTGGAGAAGGCTGACATGTGCATCCTCAACCCACTGTACGGCTCAGATCTGCAGTACACCAACCGG GTGGACAAAGTTATTATCAACCCATACTTTGGGCTCGGAGCTCCGGACTACTCTAAGATCCAGATCCCCAACAGGGAAAAGTGGCAGCACGGCTCCAACTGTGTGACAGAAGACAA GGAGCGGCAGTGGGTGGACGACTTTCCTCTCCACCGCAGCGCCTGTGAAGgagacacagagctgctctcGAAGCTTCTGGACAGCGGTTTCTCAGTCAAGCAGCTGGACAGTGACCACTGGGCTCCTATCCATTATGCCTGCTG GCACGGCAAAGTCGAGGCAaccaagctgctgctggagaaaggTAACTGTAATCCGAACCTGCTGAACGGTCAGCTCAGCTCCCCTCTGCACTTTGCAGCCAGAGGAGGTCACGCGGAGATCGTGCAACTCCTGCTGCAGCACTCTGAGATCGATCGG CACATGGAAGACCAGCAGAAGAGATCACCTCTACAAGTGTGTGAGGAGAACAAGCAGAACGAATGGGAGGAGACGATGAAGCTTCTGCAGCAGGCCAGCAGCAAACCT TATGAGAAGGTGCGCATCTACCGCATGGACGGCTCGTACCGCTCTGTGGAGCTGAAGCACGGCAACAACACCACGGTACAGCAGATCATGGAGGGCATGCGTCTTTCTCAGGAGACCCAGCAGTACTTCACCATCTGGATCTGCTCCGAGAACCTCC acctGCAGCTGAAGCCGTACCATAAGCCCCTGCAGCACCTGCGGATCTGGACTGAAATCGTGACTGACCTGACGGTGCTGGATCCTCAGAGGGAGACGCCTCAGCTATTTCTCCGCAGGGATGTCCGGCTGCCTCTTGAAATCGAGAAAAAG GTGGAGGATCCTCTGGCCATCCTCATCCTTTTCGATGAGGCTCGTCACTGCCTCCTGAAGGGGTTCTTCCCTGCTCTGGACAGCAAGCTGATCACTCTGGccagcctcctcctgcagatCATCTACGGCAACTACGAGAGCAAAAAGCACAAGCAAGGCTTCCTCAA TGAGGAAAACCTGAAATCTATTGTGCCGATATCAAAGGTGAAAAGCAAAGCGTACCACTGGACCAACAGGATACTTCACGAATACAAA GCCCTGAGCACCAGTGAGGGGCTGAGCAAAGAGATGCACCACCTGCAGCGACTCTTCCTGCAGAACTGCTGGGACATCCCGACCTACGGAGCGGCTTTCTTTACAGGCCAGGTCTACACCAAGGCCAGCGCCAGCAACCACAAAGTCATCCGTGTGTACGTCGGGGTCAACACGAAGGGGCTGCACCTCATGAATATGGAGACCAAG GTCCTTCTCATCAGTTTAGAGTATGGCACGTTCATGTGGCAGCTTGGACACGCTGACCAGTACTTCCAGATACACAGTGGTGACAACAAAATGAACTTCATTGTGCACACAAAACAG GCGGGCCTTATTGTGAAGCTTTTAATGAAGCTGAGTGGACAGATGACTCCAAATGATAAAGCTGTAACAGATAAATACGCTTATGGTTGA
- the prcc gene encoding proline-rich protein PRCC, with protein MSLVAYGSSDDSDSEETSTSAAAQSRGGSGGLFSLLPAPKKSASAGRNDGPIRETRVKPSLQDCASDDHLDLQSSKGGFLSSLPKPRKRTEPVKITVPQIQRQDSDSDDDEPAKKKVQPQGTGSGLSALLPKPKNLTVKELARPLIPHTLTKRQEPKGSKPGAPAQGLLGSSASPSAIKAAAKSAALQVARQIATDDQDEEEITPQNYFSLCESSQPLPAVIPSLDPEPVAPAEPLSIAAADEPGQSDAPLDFGGSQEGAGAWGGQYSQYQQPMTGPEACPQEYYDESYYQDPNPALSEEGEEPGQSAMFDDEAFMRLQGKRNRGKEEVKFLEIKGDDQLSGNQQWMTKSMTEEKQNRQSFSKKKGEQPTGQQRRKHQITYLIHQAKERELELKNSWADNKLTRRQTQAKYGF; from the exons ATGTCTCTAGTCGCGTATGGCAGCAGTGATGACAGCGACTCAGAGGAGACCTCCACCTCTGCGGCAGCGCAGAGCAGAGGCGGCTCAGGAGggctcttctctctgctgcctgctcccaAAAAGTCTGCATCTGCAGGAAGGAACGATGGACCGATCCGGGAGACAAGAGTCAAGCCTTCACTTCAGGACTGCGCGTCAGACGACCACCTGGATCTTCAGTCATCTAAAGGAGGCTTCCTGTCCAGTCTCCCCAAACCCAGGAAGCGAACAGAGCCTGTCAAGATCACCGTGCCACAGATCCAGAGACAGGAT TCCGATTCTGATGATGACGAACCAGCAAAGAAGAAAGTACAACCTCAG GGTACGGGCTCAGGCCTGTCTGCCCTTCTACCAAAGCCCAAAAACCTGACAGTGAAGGAGCTCGCCAGACCCCTGATTCCCCACACACTAACTAAAAGACAAGAACCCAAAGGATCCAAGCCTGGAGCGCCCGCTCAGGGTCTGCTCGGTTCTAGTGCGTCTCCCTCTGccattaaagcagcagcaaagtcGGCTGCCCTGCAGGTTGCAAGACAAATAGCCACCGACGACCAGGACGAGGAGGAAATAACCCCACAGAACTACTTCTCCCTATGTGAAAGCTCCCAGCCTCTTCCCGCAGTCATCCCGAGCTTAGACCCTGAGCCAGTAGCCCCCGCAGAGCCTCTTTCTATCGCAGCCGCTGATGAGCCTGGTCAGTCTGATGCCCCTCTTGACTTTGGGGGCAGCCAAGAGGGAGCCGGTGCATGGGGAGGTCAATATTCTCAGTATCAGCAGCCCATGACAGGTCCAGAGGCTTGTCCTCAG GAATACTATGATGAGTCATATTACCAAGATCCGAACCCTGCATtgtcagaggagggagaagagccTGGACAATCTGCCATGTTTGATGATGAAGCG TTCATGCGGCTGCAggggaaaagaaacagaggcaaagaggaggtgaagttTCTAGAGATCAAGGGAGACGACCAGCTGAGCGGCAACCAGCAGTGGATGACGAAGAGCATGACAGAAGAGAAGCAGAACCGTCAGTCCTTCAGCAAG AAAAAGGGAGAACAACCTACAGGACAACAGCGGCGCAAACACCAGATAACGTATCTCATTCACCAG GCGAAGGAGCgtgagctggagctgaagaaCAGCTGGGCCGATAACAAGCTGACCCGCCGGCAGACCCAGGCCAAATATGGTTTCTGA
- the LOC109638855 gene encoding hepatoma-derived growth factor, protein MPRSNRQKEYKPGDLVFAKMKGYPHWPARIDELPEGAVKSPSNKYQVFFFGTHETAFLGAKDLFPYSECKEKFGKQNKRKGFAEGLWEIENNPTVTHEDYESSKKDNASEGAGDTGSSEKADAEGSSDEDEGALVIDEKNERGGTKRKAEESTEASPKRPKDTGAEGDSNKSEAKLNDVAGAKATAPASQSESKPEAQENAAAGGQLTADKPVTDSA, encoded by the exons ATGCCGAGGTCCAACAGGCAGAAGGAATACAAACCTGGAGATCTCGTGTTCGCTAAAATGAAGGGCTATCCACACTGGCCTGCGAGG ATTGATGAGTTACCTGAAGGAGCAGTAAAGTCGCCCTCAAACAAATACCAGGTGTTTTTCTTTGGAACACATGAGAC TGCGTTCCTGGGGGCCAAGGATTTGTTCCCCTACAGTGAATGTAAGGAGAAGTttgggaaacaaaacaagaggaaaGGCTTTGCTGAAGGACTCTGGGAGATTGAGAACAACCCCACCGTCACGCATGAAGACTATGAG TCATCAAAGAAGGACAACGCATCAGAAGGAGCTGGGGATACAGGTAGTTCAGAGAAAGCAGATGCAGAGGGCAGcagtgatgaggatgaaggTGCCCTGGTCATCGACGAGAAGAACGAGAGGGGAGGCACCAAGCGAAAAGCAGAGGAGTCCACAGAG GCATCTCCGAAGCGGCCGAAGGATACAGGAGCGGAAGGTGACAGCAACAAGTCGGAGGCCAAGCTCAACGATGTGGCTGGAGCAAAGGCAACTGCTCCTGCTTCACAGAGCGAGTCAAAACCCGAGGCCCaagaaaatgctgcagcaggaggtcaGCTAACCGCAGATAAG cccgTGACAGATAGTGCTTAA
- the mrpl9 gene encoding large ribosomal subunit protein bL9m — MWSSGRRVLHDALAASVRSLSLTPAQNTVVVERWWKVPLSKIGSPPRLHPRRHRIYKVVEDTKRAPSEKMELILTQTVPKLGGRGDTVFVKKSIGRNKLLPQGLAVYSSPENKQMFEEELRLLREGRPEDRIQTRTAQMTLDFLKRSKLQINKMPSEEFQLTKEVVCRQFLKKLGVVVPPHALTLPFEPIKELGDYWCEVTVNGINTVRVPMSLMPYEDPSASYQRQMKRQKQQQEAAAAQTAAAAEADEVLMEAVSDAAVEAEAGKDSVIQAGQDSASAEASAAQETISDTQTTQDTTAPPSDSPKKD; from the exons ATGTGGAGCTCAGGCCGCCGCGTCCTTCACGATGCGCTCGCTGCTTCTGTCAGGAGTTTATCTCTGACTCCTGCTCAG AACACAGTTGTGGTGGAGCGATGGTGGAAGGTCCCCTTGTCCAAAATAGGCAGCCCGCCGAGGCTTCACCCCCGAAGGCACAGAATCTACAAGGTAGTTGAAGACACCAAAAGGGCCCCCAGCGAGAAGATGGAGCTCATTCTGACTCAGACTGTACCGA AGCTCGGTGGACGAGGAGacactgtgtttgtgaaaaAATCAATCGGCAGAAACAAGCTGCTGCCACAGGGTCTCGCAGTGTATTCATCACCAGAGAACAAACAGATGTTCGAGGAGGAGTTAAGA CTTCTGCGTGAGGGGAGACCAGAGGACAGAATCCAAACCCGAACTGCACAAATG ACACTAGATTTCCTCAAACGCTCAAAGCTGCAGATAAACAAAATGCCCTCTGAGGAATTCCAGCTCACTAAAGAGGTCGTCTGCCGACAGTTTCTAAAGAAG CTGGGAGTTGTCGTGCCACCTCATGCACTGACTCTTCCATTTGAACCAATCAAGGAGTTGGGCGACTATTGGTGTGAAGTGACG GTTAATGGAATAAACACTGTCCGTGTCCCAATGTCACTGATGCCATATGAAGACCCATCTGCATCTTATCAGCGGCAGATGAAGagacaaaagcagcagcaagagGCGGCGGCCGCACAAACTGCAGCGGCTGCTGAAGCAGATGAAGTTCTTATGGAGGCTGTTTCTGACGCAGCAGTGGAGGCTGAAGCTGGTAAAGACTCCGTGATTCAAGCTGGTCAAGATTCAGCCTCAGCAGAAGCTTCTGCAGCTCAAGAAACAATCTCAGATACACAGACAACTCAAGATACAACAGCACCGCCTAGTGACAGCCCGAAAAAAGACTGA